The DNA window ggggagcaACATGATCAATAATTGATATGCGGTGTGAAAAAGCTGATTTGCTGCCTCTCCTCTGGTGCACTTGTCACTAGCTGTTGTCAGAACACATTTGCTTGATGACAAATTTGAAGAAGTGAACACAGCATCACATCTTATTACAAATTTAGTGAGTGGTGAAAGGCAGGGGCCCCTTCTCGCCGAGGCTCTGTTTGTTCAGGGGCGCTCTGGAGGAATGACTACCAAGGCGCCGAGGTGAGTTACAGTCTTGTAAGCAGAGAGATGAGAGGGGGTTGAACTTTTTTGTCATGTGTCAGTAAACAGCGTGACTTGTTTGAAAGGCCACCTGGATTACAGGGTGGAAAAAAAGTTGCTCTTTAAACCTTTAAAGCTTGGGGTACGGGGAGACACGCCACGTCAAACAGAGCGCGGAAGATGAGGAGTGAGAGCAGCTAAAAGCCATCACTCCCCCGGTGTGTCTGCTGAGAGACGAAGGAGTTgtcctgcttcttcttttttttttttttttttttttttttacagagtttGGGTCATGCTGCATGGTGGAGCATCTCAAATTGATTCAGGCAAATAAAGGAAGATGCTCGGTGGTTTGAAAAGTGCAGGTTTTCTGgatatatgaagaaaatccttCTTGCTCAAGAATTTGGTGGTTGCAAGACAAGTTCAAATTTAGACATGCTATTGAAACTTTAAATTTAGGAGAAAATTTTGTAGAACTTTGTCGTAAAGTGTGGGATCTCTAGTTATAAGAGCAACTTTTTTGTATAAAGTCTAAAATAATATAGCCGCATATATACAGTAGttctttaaggatttttttcacTCTCACAGTTGGACCTTATTGATCACCTGCAGGTCCACCAGACTCAAACTGAGAGAAAATCTCTGCGGTGATTTCATTGCTAAGAGTAGTTCTTAATTAgcataaatgtttttaattacatGTACGGAGTGGAGATTTACGGCAAACTTTAAAACTAAATCCTGATGGGGGAACAGTTCAAcgcgcacacacaaaaaaatctcagagaaaggaaaacaaacatatcAACAATTCACATAATTGACAGCTGCATCCATTTGCTCGGTCCAAGccccccttcctccctcctccctcctgcttTTTCCACTCTGTTCTTCCAACACCATTTCCTCTTTTAATTATCCCCCAGCAAAAAGATGGAGCACATCAGACGCATCGCGGTAAATCCTGGCCCTGGCACGGGCTCACAGTGGCTCCTGCGTCTGGCAATCCCGATAGAGCCTGTGCGCTGGCAGTGACAAGAGAGGGAGGATGCCTGGAGATTTTCTGACAGAAAGAATGGAGAGGATGATCTCTCAGCAAAAGAGAGGTCCTCATTCTACTCCCGGCGTGGGAGGCTTTTTGGCAAGCACTTTCCCATCATACCACATTTTCAGCACCAGATTAGCCAGTTCTCAGGAGCAAAACTCACATAGACCCCTTGTTTACACCTCAGTACCatagtgtttttgtaatgactGTTCTGCAAAAGAGCACTTTGGAGGCTCTGCAAGCACGGCTGCTCTCCTATCTCTCCCTACAAACATTTTAGGGGTGAGACTTACTGTATATAGCGGGGTCACAGAGACCCCGGTTCGGATTAAGGGAATATGATTTGTTTTATATTGAAAGAAGTCTCCGCTGGCCCTGCAATATGTTTTACTGAGTGAATTGCACATTCACATTCTAATTAGGTATCAGCCACACGAATGGATTTTTCTTTTGGAAGCTGGAGAGATGAAAAAGGTTGCAAGTTAACTAGTGCTGGGGTTGCTATCTGTCAAAgtttctcctctctctgtggGGTGCACATCAATCACAGAGGTCCCCAAATGACAGTCATTCTGCAGGCTAATAGTGTCGTCATCTCCCACGCGATTACACAGATTGCACAATGAGATCCTCGGACACAATGGAGCTGCGAATCTAGCCCCCCACTCTGTTCCCTtctcctttccttttcttccatcATTCTGAGATGAAGGGTGGAATGCTCCACAGTGGGTAGCTTTCTTCTCCTCCGGGGGGAACTGAGAAAGCAGGCAAGGGCCTCTGTGATGTTAGTTTCCCTTCAGGGTGGGGAGGAGATGTCTTGTAGCACAGCTAAAGATGATCATTTGAGATCCTGTGAAACAAGGTTCCCCTCTGGAAGCCACAGAGACATGGAGAGAGCCAAGGTCCCGGCTAATGAGTTAGGGTTAGCTGATGTTCCTCAGTGATGACAATGAGAACAAAGACGATGACGACAGTGGCAATCAGCTCTTTTCTTTCTTGGTTTAGACGTTGTATTGTGCCTCAGCTACACGCTTCTCTCAATGCAAATGTCAAAGGTCAGAGCAGCTGCCGGGGAGCAGATAGAGTCCAGCTCAGACAcctcagcacaaaaaaaaatgcttgcaACTGTATTCCAGTGTCAGAGCTTAAACAGAACTTCTCTGTCACTCTGCTTCCCAAGTTCAAAGATTTCACATCTAATAAGCAAGATGAAAGAAATTATTAATCAGTGAACATGAGGGAAACCTAAACATTTGTTTCTTATATATTCTGATAAAAACCTTTCCTCCCGGAGTAAATATTTGCTCCAGAAactcacaaaacaaaactacatcCCATCTGATAATCTGCAGCAATTACACTGCACAGCGTGATGAAAGGATATCAACGGTCTACTTGTGTCATAGAAAAAGAGTGGCGCTTCAAACATGAAACCTATTGAAGCCTACGAGAGTTTCAAGTCGATCAAATGATCAAAGGAGCGATAGCTTATCAACGCCGTTTCTTAGCACTGAAACAGTGTCATATGGCTTTGGATGTTACTACCAGGGTAGCAGTGTTTTTGCCCAGGAACAAAATGGCTATTGTGCTTTCTGAAAACATTAGCCTTTTTACACAGTTGAAGCGGCAAAAAGCACACAAAGTGGAGAGAGGGCAAAAAGCTCTTTATCCCGATGAAAGGCTAAAGGATGGGACTGACCTTTCTGGCATCAGCTGGGCTTTGGGAACACAATACATGGCGGCAACTCTTTCTGGCCTTTTCCCCTTCAGCTCTGGGCTATGCTTACAAGCCAAAGACTCAAGTCCAAACATCTATCATTTTATACAAAGACTCAAACACACAGATGCCCCAAAACCCCTCCTTTTAcatcacacaaacatacacacatacagactGAGCAGTTCTGTCTGTACATGTGCAAACAGACCAGTCCCGTCTGGCATCACAGTACAACTGCAGGCTATGGAAGCAGAAAGAGACAACAGATCACTGTAGATTATATCAACACAAAAGCTCAACTTAGTCCACAGTATCAACTCAATTCTCCTTTAACACTATAATTATTAAACTGTGGCCACTTGGAGAGACTCACCTAAATCAGGACTGAAAGTGGAGCTACTgtgttatgattttttttaagccaaTCAAGACGTAAAGTTAAAATCACAAGCTGGTCAAGTACTAGTTTGAGTGAGTGCCCCTCAAAAGTGGCCTAAGCCAATGTACACTTTAACCCGCTTTGTTGTTGGGGGGCCACATACCAAAAAGggccttttgttttgtttcaaaagGGCTGCATGCATCACAAGGTCATGGCGGAACAAGGGTCATGCAAACACAGAATAGCACTTGTGTGGCGTTCATTTTTTTAGGAGGGCGGTGTCAATTCTATAGGTAAACTCTAGCAGACAGGAGATAAGTTCCACACGGGCTGTCGGACAAAAGGGCATCTGAAAAGGTAAAGAGTAGTAGTTCCTGATGTGTCAGAGGCCTCATTATTGGTGGGAGAGTATAAAAGGACCTGCAAGGGTGTCTCGGGCAATAGTGCGCAAACATCCACAGGCCTACAACCATGGGAAAGGTATGAACTCACATGCAGAAAGGCATCAGCTTTAGGCAGGAAAATGGTACAGTTTGAGAACATCGGTCATATATTGAAACAAggaaaacaaatgcagaaaagGAGGGGGAAAGGGCAGCAAAAGTGCTAATTTGAGTGCAAATAGGAATTATAGACTGGATTGCTAAGTCTTATCTGTGATTCCTCACccttttgatgcacaacatcGGTCAAGAGATCCCtattttccattgaatatgggtTACTtctgacccatgttgtgcatcaaagggttaaatttGGGAAGTCaactgtggatccagactggaTAATCATGAATTTAACATACAGCACTGAAGATTGTTGTAAAGTCAAACAACCCATGAAAAGTAATTGAGTTTGTTCAAGGGAGAGCAGTGTCCCCTACAGTCTACTCACGAGCATGACAACTATATAGACAAACTTTATTGATACATGCTTCTCTCTCCTCCCCAAGATCATTTTCTACGAGGGCCGCAACTACCAGGGCCGCCACTGGGAGTGCAGCAGCGACTGCATGGACACCTTCAGGCACTTCAACTGCTGCAACTCCATCCGTGTCAGCGGCGGTCACTGGGTGGCCTACGAGAAGCCCAACTACATGGGTTACCAGTACATCCTGGGCCCCGGCGAGTACCCCGAGTACAACACCTGGATGGGCTTCAACAACTGCATCCGCTCCTGCCAGATGTTCCCTCCTGTAAGTCAATCAAACAGACAGATAGGATCGGTGGTGCCTCCCCCACCACCAGCtacccccccacccacccccaccTTGTACATCAAATGCCTCTTTAGAAATGAGTGTCAATCATTAGCTTTTTGATGTCATTTACAGATACTCGCGCAGGTCATAACATAAAAGTCTCTGCTGCAAGGCCCACAAGGAGACCCAGTCAAGCCTTTAAAAAGAATATGATAAACCCCCCATAAGACTTGGTGCCTTCACTCTAATTCTGTTAGTCACATTGAGTGTTTCTGGCAGTTTaggcaggggaaaaaaaatctaattcagtCATGCTCCAAAAGAGTTGTTGCTCATTCTCATTTGTAGTTACTTAAAGAAACCAAGTAGCGCAAGTACTCACTTGAATTCAAAAATTGGCTTGGTGTAGAAAAGCTCTACCGAAGTGCTCTCTGGGGTTTGAATCTACCAAGGCAGCATAATAATTAagttctcatttttttccacacacagtATAGAGGATCCTACAGGATGAGGCTCTACAACAGGCCTGACCTGATGGGACACACTATGGAGTTCATGGACGACTGCCCCAACGTGTACGAGCGCTTCCGCTACCGTGACATCTACTCCGCCAACGTCATGGAGGGTTACTGGATCTTCTACGAGCATCCCAACTACAGGGGACGCCAGTACTTCCTGCGTCCTGGAGAGTACAGGGCCTGTGGTGACTGGGGCTGCCACAACCCCATGGTGGGCTCTTTCAGGAGGATGAGGACTCAGATGTAAAGTCTATCTATGCGCAACTTAACATTAaacatgtaattttaaaataataatacacttGGTGAGCTTATTTGAATCATGCAACATACAAACATGTCGTATAATAATGCTCCTTGTTATGTGTCCAACTCAGAAAAGCTGCTTGATGAACCATGTCGCTGTTAAACGCCTATAGAAACAAACCAAATCTGTTCTGCTCACTGCTCTGTTCATCTACACAGTCTGCATGTAAGGTTTCCGGCATTCACGCCAAATAAAGGCACATGTTGCAACTCTTATTGTAAGGCTTTGAGAAAATGCACttgtacagtatttttcatagacagacagacagagcttTGACAGAGacaaagcagctgctgcagctatAGTGCTCTGCAGTCTATAGAGCACACTGTGCTGACACGGCAAAGCTTTGTTTCACGTTTGCAAAGCACTGATCCCAGCAGGGTCTATAAAGAGGTCTGATACAGCCCAGTATCTGGTCTGGTCTGAACTTAACACAGTTACAATGGGCAAGGTAAGCATGAAATTTAATATCTATGCAGCAACAACAAGGAAAATATTTCATGTGTGGTACACTAGTTTTCGTTTTaagtaaaataactaaaaacgcAGTGGAATtgattttaaacacaaaatgctatGAACCTTAACTGATAATGGAACCATTTCTGAGTGTACTAGACAGTAGTTCTAAATGATTTTTTACCATGTTGCATGACACATAAAAGAATGTACATTTGTAATGAATCAAATTAAAcaacatgcaaaataaaagctgcaaaataagGAATACTCATGCCTTTCTTTTCTGTTAAACTGTAATTATTTGAATGAGCTGGTTTGCTGTGAAAATAGGGCAGGAACTTTTGAGAAAGTTTTGTAGACTTCTTTctctttattaaaatatacCACACGctatactgtattttatttaactttgcTTCTGGCGCatcatttgggacatttttttcattctccCTTCAGCTCATCTTTTCTAAACTTCTTCACTTACAAATATTCTATTCAAGAACTTATGTTAGATAAAACTAACTTGCATACCTGGCTCAGAATACCAAATGGTGTGGTTATGGAAACTATGCAAAGCTCAAGCTGTTATTGTTTAAGGATAAGTCCAAGTACCAAGTCATATGTATGTGTTTtagtttgtctttgtggttgtactGTAACGTCCAACCATCTGTCACGTGCAGATTATCTTCTATGAAGACAGGAACTTCCAGGGGCGTCACTACGAGTGCAGTAGCGACTGCCCTGAGATGCAAAACCACTTCAGCCGCTGTAACTCGATAAAAGTTGAGAGCGGCTGCTGGGTGGCCTATGAGAAGCCCAATTATGGCGGCTACCAGTACATGCTGCACAAGGGAGAGTACCCCGACTACCAACGCTGGGCAGGCTTCAATGACTGCATCCGCTCCTGCCGTATGGTGCCACCTGTGAGTTTCAACTCATGCCCTACCCTGTTTATAGCAATGTTCCCACTAGAAGGTTTTTCTGTAAAAGTGCCAGTTTAGGATCATTTAGTTCTCAAGCCTAGTCCTGCTGCTGAGACCACTCAGTGCCAGTAGCTGCGGTTATATaacacatttctcttttttttttcttaaactaTAGACCAGGTCATTGGATCAGGATGATTTATTCTACTTAACTGCTGTTGTAGAAAAGTTAAACAAATGTTTACCGTAAATGCTGCTATTATTATATTCTTCCCCAGTATAATGGGAACTACAGGATGAAGATCTTCGAGCGGTCTGACTTCGGGGGTCAGAATATGGAGCTAATGGATGACTGCCCAGATCTGCACGAGCGTTTCCACACCCGTGACATCTCCTCTGTCAATGTCATGGAGGGCTACTGGATGCTGCATGAACACCCCAATTACAGGGGACGCCAGTACTTCTTGCGCCCTGGAGAATACAGGAGGCACAGCGAGTGGGGAAGCACCAGCCCCACCATCGGCTCTCTGAGACGTGTCACCGAGGTCAACTGATTGCCAGTTTGTTTTAACCTTATCGAGCCCCACTGTTTAAGATTCCTACCCTTTTGTTCCCCCCAATGCCAGCAGACTGTTTTCGTGTGGTCTCAACACTGTGGTGTCCAAACCTTAACCTCATACATTTTAATGAAGAGGGTTGTGGTGTGTCTCATGCTGGGTTCTGGTTTTGTTGGGTTGCTTTGCATTTGCTGGGGAAAATTATCACCCAACTCAGTGCTCAGGCAACGCTCACAATAAATAGTGATgatcttttttttgctttggttGTTCCATCGCAAAATGGTTTGCCTTGCCGGTCCCCAACCTCCTGTCCTACTGGAATCACAATAAATTAAAACTTGATGAAAGTCAACTAAAGGGAGCCTTTGTTAATTTTCTATTGACTACTACAGCTGTCACTATCAAAAGATCAGGGGGATAGGGCTTGTCATAAATCTGagagatatttttctttttaatatggTGATTGAACTTTAGTTTCATCAGGCCACAGAGTTAGTAGTGTAACCACTGAGGTCCTCGCAAAGACCAAGAGTTTCCAGTTTTTCGTGATATCGTCGCTCCACATACACAAAGAAATATTATCAAGGAAAGAGAAGCTTATTCTTTGAAGTTCACTATTAAAGACCAAAAAAGGGTATCTGAGGATGGGCATGTTGGAGTCTTTATGAGATCACATGGTACAGAGTAAGCGCTTTGGGTCCATGAAAGATGCCCATATTAGATCCACATCACAAGGCCAGTGCCAACTCAAAGAGTTGGAGTCAAAGTGGCCTGGTATTAGCCCCGAGCATCAAGCTCTctcagaacaaaaaacaaaacccagtcCACATCCCTGCTCATGCATTTTTCATCAGCCCAAGATACTGAACCCTTTTAGAAATAAATATCAATTATTGAAATTGTTAATTAGACGCTGCGTAATTGGCAAAGATACACATGAATAAATAACTTTGACCATTAATTATTGATTCAAAAAAATTTGAAGCCCAGCAGGGAGTGCATTTGAGAGTCTCTTAAGATCAAGCATAACAAGAAATATGAGTTTTGGCCTTGAGTAATGTCCAATTAAAGGATTGTCGGCTTTTGCTGTACAAGTCCAGCGATTTGCCCTCATCATCTTTTTTATATCTGTGGACAACAATGCCCAGAAgacaacacaacatcaacagGGTGCTACATGGAATGTGATCAGCGATGATCTGGGGGCAATACCTGCTAAGAGATGAGAGGAAATTTTACAGGTTGCCTGATCTGAGACAAAAGTGGAAGTTAAACTAAGGTCATAAGGGGAAGTGGCTTCAGATGGTAACCAGGGTGAAAGCATTTTAGACTAGCATAGAACTACAAAAAACAAGTCAGTGGTCATGTGTATTTAGGGATATAACTTTCCAAGCTGCACATAAAGACAAACGGCAGTGGAGGAATATtcaaaacagtcatttttacttcattttctaCCTAAAACGTGACTGAAATTTGCTCTGTGTTCAGAAATGTTTGTAGGAGCCATAAAGTGGTATTTATCTTCAGGACAGAGGAAAAAGTCAAATGCCCAAAAAGGATACAACAAATTTAAAGCAAcagaagcagtaaaataagattTGAGCTCCAGCTTAACCCaagaaataaaaagttttaaacCATACATTGTTAAATTTGCCTGCATATTATTGCATATTATGGTTACAAGCCTACAAAATGAAGTATAATTTACTTGACTCAATTAAATTACTAAGTTACCCGAATGattttaacaatttaaaaaaaaggatccAACTTAAATTGGCAATACAATAGTGTTTCTAAATTTAACActattaaataaacatttttaattttctgcacAGCTTTAAGATAAATGTATAGCCCTTGTGGTTGTGGTTTAACCTGGCACTTGTATGATCTGAGGACCACGGTTTATCGATAAGTTATGAATAATAACATGCCAAATGAGAACAGActgtaaaatagaaattttaAGTTTGTATCCTAAAGTAAAGaccttttattttacaataaaacattcCTGTTAAGCAGACTGAAATaggtgtacacacacacacacacctcaatAGTTACTGTAACTGTAGCAAACAACTGTGTTCCATGAGATATGGTAAAATACTATTTTATAAAACACTATGCATCAAAGAGGCAATACTCAATGTCCCTAGATTGTTCCATCTCTACCTCAAGTCATTTAGATGATATTTTCAATCGCTTCACacataaaaaggacaaaagagtGAGATCCGAGTTTTGGCTCCCTCTTCATCTCTGAACCCTTTGGACTTATGATGGGAAGCTGATTGAAGGGTAAGTAGTGCGTTTTGGAGAATGAATTCTTTagatgatagaaaagagaaaggcaaaaaaaaaaaaagaaacagagaaaccCAGAACATAAGTCTGTGATTCCATTATTAGTCTCAgttctccttttctctcttttcatttCTGATGGCTGGATAATTAAACCTCTATAGTATTGTCTTCCATCTTCCTTGCCCCACTTCCAGCAATGCGAATTCCCCTATGGGCAACTTTAAAAAGGCCCTTTTTAGACATCTGTTTTTCAGAtcagtatgacttttttttcccttcacccCCCCTCCCCATTAATTTGTGTTCTTTGTGAAAGTAGAAAGAGTAGCGCTAGGACAGAGATGAACATGCATGCAAAAATCCTCAACAATTCAACTGCcaacaaaatttttaaaaaagcaagaaacataTCCAAATattctttttcaacatttttttttaattcgaCAATGCTGCTATTAAATAACCAAAAACCAATCCTTAAATGCGCATTGCAAGACATCAGATAGCAGCTCAGAGGCTGGAATGTTACAGAGCTTAATTTAAAAGCAGTCGCATTCTCCCCTCCAGCTCGAAGGAGGCAGCTTGTCAATTACTATTCCTGCTCTGACAGAGGCTTTGGGCGCCACGAGGAACAAGCAGGAAAGCAACAAAGCATGGAAAAATGAGCACAACTTGTAACgataatcaaataaataaataaaaaaataggaaataaaaATGGATGCATACAAGTTGGAGTGGATTTCACTTACATTACTATTCAACAGATCACAGATTTTCTGACTGGTTTGTATGTGTATCGCATATTCTTTTTAATTTCAATAATGTAAGAAGGGATTGTCCCAAGAAGTGTATTAGATGGCAAACACCAGCTAAAAAGAGGTAAAATATAACCTTCCTCATGTTTTAAATGCCTAATTCCAGCACTTAGTCATATTAAAATAGCTGTAAATTcaggaaaatacagaaaattcaACCTAGAATTACAGTTGACAAAGGAAAAAGAATGttatacaaagaaaacactTACAGgacaatgaataagaacattgTGGGTAATGAGTCGATGCAATCTGCTGAAGTAAAACTGAGCCTTCagtttatttctacatttaaagCAAATCTTGCTTTTTGAGAGGATGGAATgacattaaagaaaatatatcaTATTTTAGAGAATGTAGAGAATCTCTGCTGATCTGTGATCACAGATACACTAAAGTCTAAATAgcttaacacaaaaaaaactgtgaaacaagTACATTGTGTTACTGATGATTAGGAATATTATAAAGTCACTTCCGAAATTATGTCCTGAGATCATATTATTGTAAAAAGCACCTTTGATACACTGCATGGAAACAACTGTgatatttaatatataaagTAATCTTAGTTAACTCTTGCTCAGTTTCCCTAATTAACACGAGCTTCCTACATTAATCTACTAGGCCGACTTGCTTAACTCATACGCAAGTGTAAGAGGAGGTAGAATTTGAAACATTTGTAAACTCTCAGTCCCTGaacaacagaataaactgtTCAGGAACATCGTTCTGGTCGTCTATATAAAATCGGTGTAGGAGTGACTTTTTCCAGATCGTGTGCTTCAGAGGTTTAAACATCTTCAACAAGATCCTGAGGGTAAGACAAACAGTTTTTATGACGATGAGACCAAGTGAAAGCTGTCAAAGTCTCTGGTCTAGTTGCTGTCCCTCTGTCCGGCTAAAGTCTGCCCGACAGGCAGGTTTTCATGCAGGTACTTCATGTTGCCGTGCTCCGAGAAGTCAGCTGCTGTATGCCCATCACCTCTCAGGACCCACTTGGTGGTGAGCAGCCCCTCCAGGCCGACAGGGCCTCGGGCATGGATACGAGCTGTGCTAATACCTACCTCTGCT is part of the Acanthochromis polyacanthus isolate Apoly-LR-REF ecotype Palm Island chromosome 19, KAUST_Apoly_ChrSc, whole genome shotgun sequence genome and encodes:
- the crygmxl2 gene encoding crystallin, gamma MX, like 2; amino-acid sequence: MGKIIFYEGRNYQGRHWECSSDCMDTFRHFNCCNSIRVSGGHWVAYEKPNYMGYQYILGPGEYPEYNTWMGFNNCIRSCQMFPPYRGSYRMRLYNRPDLMGHTMEFMDDCPNVYERFRYRDIYSANVMEGYWIFYEHPNYRGRQYFLRPGEYRACGDWGCHNPMVGSFRRMRTQM
- the crygmx gene encoding crystallin, gamma MX, producing the protein MGKIIFYEDRNFQGRHYECSSDCPEMQNHFSRCNSIKVESGCWVAYEKPNYGGYQYMLHKGEYPDYQRWAGFNDCIRSCRMVPPYNGNYRMKIFERSDFGGQNMELMDDCPDLHERFHTRDISSVNVMEGYWMLHEHPNYRGRQYFLRPGEYRRHSEWGSTSPTIGSLRRVTEVN